A genomic window from Flavobacterium azooxidireducens includes:
- a CDS encoding T9SS sorting signal type C domain-containing protein, with protein MRRLIQFFFVMVFGFFGLQSQAQLFVSSGSFLYVNDQYVTVTQDVNLASTGNIYLRNESQLLQKTTGSSANTGLGTLSAFQEGTSNNFGYNYWCSPVGEPSAIVGNSNFGISLLKRPTGLTTFGGEAITTGLNGSSTNTALNISSRWIYTLTTANQYSSWNYIAAATSIGAGQGFTMKGVSGSDNTTVLGVQNNPGNNQRYDFRGKPNDGNINIPVGNAIAGGTSYTESTLTGNPYPSAINLNLFLLENSGYSVDYVSGSTTFVGSPIINGIAYFWEHQKPATSHVLTDYVGGYATYVPNGATAFSPGTYTSAPWNSYNGDGSPNTSAGNSGINYRRMFSPVGQGFIVKGEEETGTAVMRNRYRVFNKEGVAENSQFERNASNYETNSDSDTNWHDIPNLTGTDYTQFSKLQVPQIRIQTILNNQFTREVVLAFNPNANDGFDIAFDAPAQGSNLPTDVYFPITNDNQFVISTLPFDINKRIPFALKAVNQSTFRVYVGEIINFEGAENVFLFDKETNIYHDIKNSFVDITLPAGGTTTDRFEVTFLDETLGNETIKSEQFMIVQNNENELLSIRNPNLVDLKSATLFDITGKLIFTKDKLGAQEIYSFPTIGLSDSIYIVKLITADNQEISKKVSIFKVN; from the coding sequence ATGAGAAGATTAATTCAGTTTTTTTTCGTTATGGTTTTTGGGTTCTTCGGACTTCAATCTCAAGCACAATTGTTCGTAAGCTCCGGTAGTTTTTTGTATGTAAATGACCAATATGTCACTGTTACCCAAGATGTAAATTTGGCAAGCACTGGTAATATATATTTAAGAAATGAAAGTCAATTACTTCAAAAGACAACAGGAAGTTCTGCCAATACTGGATTAGGTACTTTATCTGCTTTCCAAGAAGGTACATCAAATAATTTTGGTTATAACTATTGGTGTTCACCCGTAGGAGAACCATCGGCAATTGTTGGAAATTCTAATTTTGGAATTTCTTTATTGAAAAGACCAACCGGATTAACAACTTTTGGAGGTGAAGCAATTACCACCGGATTAAATGGCTCAAGCACGAATACAGCACTTAACATCTCAAGTCGTTGGATTTACACGTTAACAACCGCAAATCAATATTCTAGTTGGAATTATATTGCTGCGGCTACTTCAATTGGAGCAGGTCAAGGTTTTACTATGAAAGGCGTGAGCGGTTCAGATAACACCACCGTTTTAGGCGTGCAAAACAATCCAGGAAACAACCAACGGTATGATTTTAGAGGAAAACCAAATGATGGAAATATAAATATTCCGGTAGGAAATGCAATAGCTGGAGGTACTTCTTACACCGAAAGTACTTTGACAGGGAATCCATATCCATCTGCAATTAATTTGAACTTGTTTTTGTTAGAAAATAGTGGTTATTCTGTTGACTATGTATCTGGAAGTACAACCTTCGTAGGCTCACCAATCATAAACGGAATTGCCTATTTCTGGGAACATCAAAAACCGGCTACTTCACACGTTTTGACTGATTATGTTGGAGGTTATGCAACCTATGTGCCTAATGGAGCAACTGCATTTTCGCCAGGAACATACACTAGTGCTCCATGGAATTCCTATAATGGGGATGGATCTCCAAATACATCAGCTGGTAATTCAGGAATAAATTATCGCAGAATGTTTTCACCTGTTGGTCAAGGATTTATTGTCAAAGGAGAAGAAGAAACTGGAACTGCAGTAATGAGAAATCGTTACCGAGTTTTCAATAAAGAAGGTGTTGCCGAAAATTCTCAATTTGAACGAAATGCGTCTAATTATGAAACAAATTCAGATTCAGATACAAATTGGCATGACATCCCAAATTTAACAGGTACAGATTATACGCAATTTTCTAAATTGCAAGTACCTCAAATTAGAATTCAAACCATTTTGAATAATCAATTTACTAGAGAAGTAGTTTTGGCATTCAATCCAAATGCAAATGATGGTTTTGATATAGCTTTTGATGCTCCGGCACAAGGAAGCAACTTGCCAACAGATGTTTATTTTCCTATAACTAATGACAATCAATTTGTAATTTCAACTTTACCATTTGATATTAACAAAAGAATACCATTTGCACTAAAAGCTGTTAATCAATCAACATTTAGAGTGTATGTGGGTGAGATCATCAACTTTGAAGGAGCAGAAAATGTTTTCCTTTTTGATAAAGAAACAAACATCTATCACGATATCAAAAATAGTTTTGTAGATATAACTTTGCCAGCGGGAGGAACAACAACAGATCGTTTTGAAGTTACTTTCTTAGATGAAACATTAGGAAATGAAACCATCAAAAGTGAGCAGTTTATGATTGTTCAAAACAATGAAAATGAGTTGCTTTCAATCAGAAATCCAAACTTAGTTGATTTAAAATCAGCAACATTATTTGATATTACTGGTAAATTAATTTTTACAAAAGATAAATTAGGTGCTCAAGAAATTTATTCATTCCCAACAATTGGATTGAGTGATAGTATTTATATAGTAAAATTAATTACAGCAGACAATCAAGAAATCAGTAAGAAAGTTTCTATTTTTAAAGTGAATTAA
- a CDS encoding choice-of-anchor L domain-containing protein has protein sequence MLLILFLIIGQYSTSQTVHINPATNGGFESGSTFAANGWTATTGSSTQNQWVCSTGATAGFSGTRCAYITNNNGATPPPHNYTINATRRTHLYRDVTIPSGNTIIELSFDWIGRGQTSNDMLRVWLTPTSYNPSYGTAITTIGSAPTGRILLGDFANQASWTYEAITLPTTYGGQTFRLVLEWINNANSGTQPPAAIDNISLTSELGPSNDDCANAINLVINPDTNCSTTTTGTTVGGTQSQTGCNGTADDDVWYSFVATSTFHFVTVSAGTMLNPVLQVFRGNCGSLTSVVCRNANSNNNDEVATLTGLTVGDTYFVRVHSQANGTGQGTFSICVTTIPNPPNDNCSDAISLNVNPGTNCSTTTTGTTVGGTQSQTGCSGTADDDVWYSFVATSTFHFVTVSADTMLNPVLQVFRGNCGSLTSIDCRNANSNNNDEVATLTGLTVGDTYFVRVHSQANGTGQGTFSICVTTIPNPPNDNCSDAISLTVNTDTNCSTTTTGTTVGGTQSLTGCNGTADDDVWYSFVATSTFHFVTVSAGTMLNPVLQVYSGTCGSLTSVVCRNANSNNNDEVATLTGLTVGNTYFVRVYSQASGSGQGTFSICVTTIANPNNDDCANAINVPVNSDENCLTSTNGNSTGGTQSLSGCSGTADDDVWFSFVASSIYHLITVTPNGMSDVVFQVYSGNCGSLTSLLCRNSTNGNNPESSYINNLTIGNTYFVRVYSNANGSGQGIFNICITTPGHVTASTNQHTVPQLVREVMFENSCVNISNISWRTGTNYNDVNGIGYFQKNNSNFPFDNGVLLSTGNALFTNGPIEEARNSSGGNGWLGDANVQTLMSSVSGSPQTSYNASVLEFDFTPFQDTISFDFIFASNEYGEYQCDYSDTFVFLLTNISTGVTTNIAVIPSTTTPISVVTIRNNLFNNGCGSVNASLFGNYYFNNPNLAPVNFRGTTIPLTAIGSVIPGQQYHIKLAIADRADALYDSAVFIKGNSFSIGSISMGDDLLTQNNTAICFGETEVLDTALDPNAFNFEWYRNNVLISGATQASYTVSQMGTYTVKVALKNNADCFNEASVIVEIFPQIIPQAPPHLRQCDFVSTFDLTSNSAILLSNYPAPTYTVTYFTTLADANNNTNPITNPTNYGGISNPQTIYSRVYNTVKDCYGVRTFQLRRPKTWNGSTNTNWHTAANWTPNGVPTSEDCIIVYPSSNNPIISGYNYNGYGYNLEVRNNAILRIAEDNSLTITDRIIVESNAGFEIENNANLVQINDIVNIGNITYKRNAFIRKLDYVYWSTPVSSFHISAVSPGTPASLRYFWNTTIANTNGGLGTWSAANENMIPGKGYIIRGPNNFDTTIQQFTANFMGVPNNGNISIPIARGSYTGADYAGTNGVTITNMDDNFNLIGNPYPSAIRYTDFMAANPNLEGSIRVWTHGTLPTNSTPNPFYSSFAYNYTSADYIIHNGTGTLSGPDTYDGFIPAGQSFFVIMNDGAATTSTANFTNSMRVRNNNAQFYRHSNQTQSENEHNRIWLDLVAQNGTMSRTLIGYVEGATYEKDRMYDAYTKAGNAMILYSLIENEKTSIQGRPMPFDSNDVVPLGFKVNNDGIYTIAIAAVDGLFSNEQTVYLRDKVLNTVHDLSANPYSFTANTGVYNERFELLYQDETLGIDQIESFAIKVITNDKIIVRSGNEQIKEIQVFDMLGRKVNQYLSVNTNEFGLNEQKSNQTLLLKIITEYDNVTIKKILF, from the coding sequence ATGCTACTGATATTATTCCTAATTATAGGTCAATATTCAACATCACAAACGGTTCATATTAATCCGGCTACAAATGGTGGATTTGAAAGCGGATCTACATTTGCAGCAAATGGTTGGACAGCAACCACAGGATCTTCTACTCAAAACCAATGGGTTTGTAGTACGGGTGCAACTGCGGGTTTTTCAGGCACTAGATGTGCTTATATAACAAACAATAATGGTGCTACCCCTCCTCCACACAATTATACTATCAATGCTACTAGAAGAACGCATCTTTATCGAGATGTAACTATTCCTTCGGGAAACACAATAATAGAATTGAGTTTTGATTGGATTGGACGAGGACAAACGTCAAATGACATGTTAAGAGTTTGGCTTACACCAACCTCATACAATCCCTCTTATGGAACAGCTATAACCACAATAGGCTCTGCTCCTACTGGAAGAATATTACTGGGTGATTTTGCGAATCAAGCTTCTTGGACTTATGAAGCAATAACTTTACCAACTACTTATGGAGGTCAAACATTTCGTTTAGTATTGGAATGGATAAATAATGCAAATTCTGGAACGCAACCACCGGCAGCTATAGACAACATATCATTAACTTCAGAACTAGGCCCTTCTAATGATGATTGTGCCAATGCTATAAACTTAGTAATTAATCCGGACACAAATTGTAGCACAACAACAACAGGAACAACTGTAGGAGGAACTCAATCACAAACCGGGTGTAATGGAACAGCAGATGATGATGTTTGGTATAGCTTTGTGGCAACTTCAACTTTTCACTTTGTTACCGTTTCTGCCGGAACAATGTTAAACCCAGTTTTACAAGTTTTTAGAGGAAATTGTGGTTCTTTAACAAGTGTTGTTTGTAGAAATGCTAACAGTAACAATAATGATGAAGTAGCAACATTAACAGGTTTAACTGTGGGCGACACCTATTTTGTTAGAGTTCATAGTCAAGCTAATGGAACTGGTCAAGGAACTTTTTCTATTTGCGTAACTACAATTCCAAATCCGCCAAATGATAATTGTTCTGATGCAATAAGCTTAAATGTTAATCCAGGCACAAATTGCAGTACAACTACAACAGGAACAACTGTTGGTGGTACTCAATCTCAAACCGGCTGTAGCGGAACAGCAGATGATGATGTTTGGTATAGTTTTGTAGCTACCTCAACTTTTCACTTTGTAACCGTTTCTGCAGATACAATGCTAAACCCCGTTTTGCAAGTTTTTCGTGGAAATTGTGGCTCTTTAACAAGTATTGATTGTAGAAATGCTAATAGTAATAATAATGACGAAGTGGCAACATTAACAGGTTTAACTGTGGGTGACACCTATTTTGTTAGAGTTCACAGTCAAGCTAATGGAACTGGTCAAGGAACGTTTTCTATTTGTGTAACTACAATTCCAAATCCGCCAAATGATAATTGTTCTGATGCAATAAGCTTAACTGTTAATACAGACACAAATTGCAGTACAACTACAACAGGAACAACAGTTGGTGGTACTCAATCATTAACAGGGTGTAACGGAACAGCAGATGATGATGTTTGGTATAGTTTTGTGGCAACATCAACTTTTCACTTTGTAACCGTTTCTGCCGGAACAATGCTAAACCCTGTTTTACAGGTTTATAGTGGAACTTGTGGCTCTCTAACAAGTGTTGTTTGTAGAAATGCTAACAGCAATAATAACGATGAAGTAGCAACTCTAACCGGACTGACTGTAGGCAATACCTATTTTGTTAGAGTTTACAGTCAAGCCAGCGGATCTGGTCAAGGAACGTTTTCAATTTGTGTAACTACAATAGCAAATCCAAACAATGATGATTGTGCTAATGCAATTAATGTACCCGTTAACAGCGATGAAAATTGTTTGACATCAACCAATGGAAATTCAACAGGTGGAACACAATCTTTATCTGGATGTAGTGGTACTGCAGATGATGATGTTTGGTTTAGTTTTGTTGCCTCCTCTATCTATCACTTAATCACAGTTACACCTAACGGGATGTCTGATGTAGTATTTCAGGTATATAGCGGAAATTGTGGCTCATTAACAAGTTTATTGTGTAGAAACTCAACCAACGGAAATAATCCTGAAAGTAGTTACATCAATAATCTAACTATTGGAAACACTTATTTTGTAAGAGTTTATAGTAATGCAAATGGATCAGGCCAAGGAATTTTTAATATCTGTATCACAACTCCTGGTCATGTAACCGCCTCAACAAACCAGCATACTGTTCCACAATTAGTAAGAGAAGTTATGTTTGAAAACAGTTGTGTAAATATTTCAAACATTTCATGGAGAACCGGAACAAATTATAATGATGTAAACGGAATAGGTTACTTTCAAAAAAACAATTCTAACTTTCCATTTGATAATGGTGTGTTATTATCTACAGGAAATGCTCTTTTTACAAATGGTCCTATTGAAGAAGCAAGAAACTCAAGTGGAGGTAATGGATGGTTAGGGGATGCCAATGTTCAAACGTTGATGTCTTCTGTTTCAGGTTCTCCGCAAACTTCTTATAATGCTAGTGTTCTTGAGTTTGACTTTACTCCTTTTCAAGACACAATTAGTTTTGATTTCATATTTGCATCAAATGAATATGGTGAATATCAATGCGATTACTCAGATACTTTTGTATTTTTATTAACCAACATTTCCACTGGAGTAACTACAAACATAGCCGTTATTCCAAGCACTACAACTCCAATTTCTGTTGTAACTATTAGAAATAATTTATTCAATAATGGTTGTGGTTCAGTAAACGCCTCGCTATTTGGAAATTATTATTTTAACAATCCAAATTTAGCTCCCGTAAACTTTAGAGGAACAACTATTCCTTTAACTGCTATTGGATCTGTAATTCCAGGACAACAATACCATATTAAATTAGCTATTGCAGACAGAGCAGATGCTTTGTATGATTCGGCAGTATTTATAAAAGGAAACAGTTTTAGCATTGGAAGTATTTCTATGGGAGATGACTTATTAACACAAAACAATACTGCCATATGTTTTGGCGAAACAGAAGTTTTAGACACAGCTTTAGACCCAAATGCTTTCAATTTTGAATGGTATAGAAACAATGTATTAATTTCTGGAGCCACTCAAGCAAGTTACACAGTTAGTCAAATGGGTACTTACACAGTAAAAGTTGCCTTAAAAAACAATGCAGATTGTTTTAATGAAGCTAGTGTTATTGTAGAGATTTTTCCACAAATTATCCCACAAGCTCCACCACATTTGAGACAATGTGATTTTGTTAGTACTTTTGACTTAACATCAAACTCGGCAATATTATTGTCTAATTATCCAGCTCCAACTTATACCGTTACTTATTTCACTACATTAGCTGATGCCAACAATAATACAAACCCAATAACAAACCCAACCAACTACGGAGGAATTTCAAATCCACAAACCATTTATTCAAGGGTTTACAACACGGTTAAAGATTGTTACGGAGTAAGAACTTTTCAATTGAGAAGACCAAAAACATGGAATGGTTCTACTAATACAAATTGGCACACTGCTGCAAACTGGACACCAAATGGCGTGCCAACTAGTGAAGACTGTATTATAGTATATCCTTCATCAAATAACCCGATAATTTCTGGATATAATTATAATGGATACGGATATAATCTTGAAGTAAGAAACAATGCCATTCTAAGAATTGCAGAAGATAACAGTTTAACAATTACAGACCGAATTATAGTAGAGTCAAATGCTGGTTTTGAAATTGAAAACAATGCAAATCTTGTTCAGATTAATGACATTGTCAATATCGGTAACATTACTTATAAAAGAAACGCATTCATCAGAAAATTAGACTATGTATATTGGTCAACGCCGGTATCGTCTTTCCATATAAGTGCTGTTTCTCCGGGAACTCCAGCGTCATTAAGGTATTTCTGGAACACTACTATTGCTAACACCAATGGTGGATTAGGAACATGGTCTGCTGCCAATGAAAACATGATTCCAGGTAAAGGGTATATTATTCGTGGTCCAAATAATTTTGATACAACTATCCAACAATTTACTGCAAACTTTATGGGCGTGCCAAACAACGGAAATATTAGCATTCCTATCGCAAGAGGTAGTTATACCGGAGCAGATTATGCCGGAACCAACGGTGTAACAATTACAAATATGGATGATAATTTTAACCTTATTGGTAATCCATATCCATCAGCCATTCGTTATACAGATTTTATGGCAGCAAATCCAAATTTAGAGGGTTCGATTCGGGTGTGGACACATGGAACGTTACCAACTAATTCAACTCCAAATCCTTTTTACAGTAGTTTTGCTTATAATTATACTTCAGCAGATTATATCATTCATAATGGAACAGGAACTTTAAGTGGTCCTGATACCTATGACGGATTTATTCCTGCCGGACAAAGTTTCTTTGTAATTATGAACGACGGAGCTGCAACAACATCTACTGCTAACTTTACAAACTCAATGCGAGTTAGAAATAACAATGCTCAATTTTATAGACATTCAAACCAAACGCAATCGGAGAATGAACATAATAGAATTTGGTTAGATTTAGTTGCTCAAAACGGTACAATGAGCAGAACATTGATAGGATATGTTGAAGGTGCAACCTATGAAAAAGACCGAATGTATGATGCCTACACTAAAGCAGGTAATGCAATGATTTTATATTCTCTAATTGAAAACGAAAAAACCAGTATTCAAGGAAGACCAATGCCGTTTGACTCAAATGATGTTGTGCCACTTGGTTTTAAAGTAAATAATGATGGTATTTATACAATCGCAATTGCGGCTGTTGATGGACTATTTTCAAACGAACAAACTGTTTATTTAAGAGATAAAGTATTAAATACAGTACATGATTTATCGGCAAACCCCTATTCATTCACTGCCAATACCGGCGTTTATAACGAACGATTTGAATTGCTATATCAAGATGAAACACTAGGAATTGATCAGATAGAAAGTTTTGCTATAAAAGTTATTACAAATGATAAAATTATTGTTCGATCAGGAAACGAACAAATCAAAGAAATTCAAGTTTTTGATATGTTAGGAAGAAAAGTAAATCAATACCTGTCTGTTAATACGAATGAATTTGGTTTAAATGAACAAAAAAGTAATCAAACATTATTATTAAAGATAATTACAGAATACGACAATGTAACTATCAAAAAGATTTTGTTTTAA